Proteins encoded together in one Desulfovibrio sp. UCD-KL4C window:
- the phrB gene encoding deoxyribodipyrimidine photo-lyase has product MQVHAKRIHILNGSKSYSLDGPVIYWMSREQRVQDNWALLYARQLAGTTRPLVVCFVMSPSLMCASFRQYDFMLKGLKEVADNLEKISIPFTLRIGPPDCEIVRLANDIRAGVVVTDFDPLRNVESWQKNAASELHVQLIEVDGRNIVPARIVSDKQEYAARTIRPKINRLLFEYLEEFPKLKPQSAMPPDLAKPDWDAAYRAINVDRSVLPVELSSGENAAHKALASFVDDRLKNYAEKSNDPNEEATSVLSPYIQFGQLSAQRIALDIAVTGAGDSQDKFLEQLIVRRELSDNFCLNNSDYDSLNGAPDWAASSLDDHRDDPRLYTYTLEEFDKAKTHSILWNAAQNQMCQTGYMHGYMRMFWAKKILEWSVSPEQALKTIIVLNDRYQLDGSSPNGYVGALWSIAGLHDRPWKKRPIYGAIRYMNERGCRRKFKVDEYISRWNR; this is encoded by the coding sequence ATGCAGGTTCATGCTAAACGTATTCATATTTTAAACGGTTCTAAATCATATAGTCTTGATGGTCCTGTAATCTACTGGATGAGTCGTGAACAGCGAGTTCAGGATAATTGGGCTCTTCTTTACGCTAGGCAGCTTGCAGGTACGACTCGTCCGCTTGTAGTCTGCTTTGTAATGTCCCCAAGTTTAATGTGTGCTTCTTTTAGGCAATATGATTTCATGCTTAAAGGGCTTAAAGAAGTTGCTGACAATCTGGAAAAAATTAGTATCCCGTTTACCTTGCGAATCGGTCCGCCTGATTGTGAAATAGTGAGATTGGCAAATGACATAAGGGCCGGAGTTGTTGTTACTGATTTTGATCCCTTGCGGAATGTTGAGAGCTGGCAGAAAAATGCAGCTAGTGAACTTCATGTTCAACTCATTGAAGTTGACGGTCGAAACATTGTGCCTGCGAGAATTGTTTCAGATAAGCAGGAATATGCAGCCCGTACAATACGTCCGAAAATTAATCGCTTACTGTTTGAATATCTTGAAGAATTTCCGAAGCTGAAACCACAATCTGCTATGCCTCCTGACTTAGCTAAGCCGGATTGGGACGCTGCTTACCGTGCTATTAATGTGGATAGATCGGTTCTACCAGTGGAACTTTCTTCAGGTGAAAATGCTGCACATAAAGCACTTGCTTCTTTTGTAGATGATCGGCTGAAAAACTATGCTGAAAAGAGTAATGATCCTAATGAAGAAGCCACTTCTGTTTTGTCTCCATATATTCAATTCGGTCAGCTTTCAGCGCAGCGGATTGCTCTTGATATTGCTGTGACAGGAGCCGGAGATAGTCAGGATAAATTTTTGGAACAATTAATTGTGCGGCGGGAATTATCCGATAATTTTTGTCTGAATAATTCTGATTATGACTCATTAAATGGTGCGCCGGACTGGGCGGCTTCATCGCTTGATGACCATAGGGATGATCCACGTTTATATACATATACACTTGAAGAGTTCGATAAGGCGAAGACTCATTCCATCCTGTGGAATGCAGCACAAAATCAAATGTGCCAAACAGGATATATGCATGGATATATGCGTATGTTTTGGGCTAAAAAGATTTTAGAATGGTCAGTTTCTCCTGAACAGGCTCTTAAAACTATAATTGTTCTTAATGATCGTTATCAGCTGGATGGTAGCTCTCCCAATGGGTACGTCGGTGCTCTTT
- a CDS encoding SDR family oxidoreductase, with protein sequence MSKLQQEAKITQLSENIPFSERGKYTICVLGATGYVGGRLVPELLEKGWRVRAVGRSLSKLKYRAYASHERCEVVAADLFDPASLLTALSGCIVAYYLVHSMQTGVGDFAAKDRTAAQNTVQAVQDAGLERLIYLGGLIPDDPHISSHLKSRAEVGKILSGGTVPCTVFRAGVIIGSGSASFEIVRYLADRLPVMITPRWVQTETQPISIRDVLFYLSGCLEYPKTSGDAYDIGGPYIETYERLFRVYQEEAGLRKRIIIPIPFLSPKLSSHWLGLVSPIPTALAKPLVLGLRNRVVCKDYRIREIMPCELSSCRLAIRRALDKIAQHLVDSCWSDAGLIHSPEWAVCGDAGYAGGTVFHTAYRIKLQICNEKLWASVLAIGGDNGWYGWNALWSVRGWLDKLVGGVGLRRGRRNPTKIAVGDALDFWRVLDVQENKRLLLIAEMKLPGEALLEFSLKEEESGKSVLTMTARFLPRGVAGLLYWWAVYPFHSVVFKGMAKAMAEKTACEILEGPMPVKGEAPMCRIPKS encoded by the coding sequence ATGTCTAAATTACAACAGGAAGCGAAAATCACGCAACTGTCTGAAAATATCCCTTTTAGCGAGCGGGGTAAGTATACAATTTGTGTTCTCGGGGCGACAGGCTACGTCGGCGGTCGCCTTGTCCCTGAGCTTCTTGAAAAAGGATGGAGGGTTCGCGCTGTAGGGCGTTCTCTTTCCAAATTAAAGTACCGAGCTTATGCCTCGCACGAGCGTTGCGAAGTTGTGGCTGCAGATTTGTTTGATCCCGCGTCGCTGTTAACGGCTCTTAGCGGATGTATCGTCGCTTATTATCTTGTTCATTCTATGCAGACCGGAGTCGGAGATTTTGCAGCAAAAGATAGAACCGCGGCTCAGAACACTGTGCAAGCTGTGCAGGATGCAGGACTTGAGAGGTTGATTTATCTTGGAGGACTTATTCCTGATGATCCGCATATCAGTAGTCATTTGAAGTCCAGAGCTGAGGTCGGAAAAATATTATCCGGAGGTACGGTCCCTTGCACAGTCTTTAGGGCAGGAGTTATCATTGGATCGGGTAGTGCTTCATTTGAAATAGTACGCTATCTGGCTGATCGTTTACCAGTTATGATCACACCGAGATGGGTACAAACTGAAACTCAACCCATAAGTATCCGTGATGTGCTGTTTTATCTTTCCGGTTGTCTTGAATATCCAAAAACATCAGGCGATGCCTATGATATAGGCGGACCATATATTGAAACATATGAGCGGCTTTTTCGTGTTTATCAGGAGGAGGCTGGGCTTCGTAAAAGAATCATTATTCCGATTCCGTTTCTTTCTCCTAAACTTTCTTCTCATTGGCTTGGTTTAGTTTCGCCAATACCTACAGCCCTAGCTAAACCACTGGTGCTTGGATTGCGCAATCGCGTGGTTTGTAAAGATTATAGAATTCGTGAGATTATGCCATGTGAGCTAAGCAGTTGCCGCTTAGCTATTCGTAGAGCTTTAGATAAGATCGCACAACATTTGGTTGACAGTTGCTGGTCCGATGCAGGGCTGATCCATTCACCAGAGTGGGCCGTTTGCGGTGACGCCGGATATGCGGGCGGTACAGTGTTTCATACGGCTTATCGCATTAAATTACAGATATGTAATGAAAAACTATGGGCAAGCGTTTTAGCGATAGGTGGTGACAACGGATGGTACGGATGGAATGCTTTATGGAGTGTTAGAGGCTGGCTTGATAAACTTGTAGGAGGAGTGGGGCTGCGGCGCGGGCGAAGAAACCCGACAAAAATCGCAGTTGGTGATGCTCTTGATTTTTGGCGCGTACTCGATGTCCAGGAAAATAAGCGTTTATTACTGATAGCTGAAATGAAACTTCCGGGTGAAGCATTGCTTGAATTTTCACTGAAAGAGGAAGAATCTGGTAAATCTGTACTGACTATGACGGCACGTTTTTTACCGCGTGGTGTTGCTGGATTGCTCTACTGGTGGGCTGTGTATCCATTTCACAGCGTTGTTTTTAAGGGTATGGCAAAGGCTATGGCTGAGAAAACAGCATGCGAAATTTTGGAGGGACCTATGCCGGTAAAAGGTGAAGCTCCAATGTGTCGTATTCCAAAATCTTAA